The region GGCTTTCACGGCACGATGGAAGGTGCAGGGACCGATAGCGAACCGAAATATCCCCGACTACCATTCAAGCGTTCCTGACGTTCGTTCACTACCGTTCTCCCGACGTATTCAGCCTCTTTCCGAGCACACACCGCCATCTGCCGTCGCTCAAGAATCGTTCAGCCAGACCCGGCGGTCCCGTGAGGGACTCCGTACGCATTGTTCCTTTGAACATGCTGTCCGGTCTTCCGGGCAGCAGGATACAAGAGAGGTGAACTGAAATGAAAGAACTCTACGAGAAGATGATAAACGAGGCCATGGCCGCCCAGCGGGCGGATGTGGATACGGTAAAGGCGAAACGCGGCCAGAAGTTCGTCATCGAGGACACGAAACCCTACGTTGATGTGGCCCGGAAGATGACGGCGATCGGCGACCAGAGCCAGGCGGTCATCGACCTCCATAAGAACTCGGTGATCTCGCACTATGAGATCCTCAAAGGCCTCACCAAGACAGTCCGCCCCGAAGACGACCCCTTCGTCGAGCACTACCAGACTCCGGTCGTGCTCGAAGTACTCAAAGAGCAAGATGAGGCGTTCGCAAAAAGCGTCGATGCCTTCATCCAGGCAATCGCTGATGCGGAGGCCAGAATCGGCCTAGAGGCGGTGCGGCATTACGGCGGGTTCTACGGCCCCGCCTGCGTTGTCGACTTTGCGCTGATGCCGGGGAGCACGAGCAACGTGGTGAACCGGGTGCTGAAGAAGACCGATATCCCGGTCGAGCACAAGCGGGCGATCCTCGCCGCCAAATCGTGGGGCATGAACACCTCCTATGGCTTCGGCGACGCCTTCGCTCACGCTCTCGAGGCAGGGGCCACCCCGACCGAGGCGACGGCCAAAGAGATCGAAACCATGCAGAAGATCTACCGCGAGCCGGTCGAGGCCCAGGCGGAACTGATGGATGCCGCCGGAATGACGTCCTTTGATGCCCGGAAGTACATGAGCGAGTACCGGCGGCGGATGGAAGGAACCGTCAAGGCTGCCATCGACGACGGCGTCCACTACGGCAACATCCTGACCGTTCCCGCCTACAGCGTCGGTGATATCTCGCACCACATCGCACAGTCGACCTTCAACATGTGCAAGGACGACGTCATCATGGCGGTGATCGAGGCAGGCACCGAGGTGATGGAATCCTCGCTCCGGAAATCGCTTGACTCCTACAAGAGTTACTGGGACGTCCTCTCAGTCGCGACCGGTTCGTCTGCAGCCGCGACCGAGTACATCCTCGAACTCGACGGGTTCAACGCCCCCATGATCGTCGACCTGCTGACGAAGAGGTTCCACAACTATGTCCAGGTCTATCCGGCCCGGGGTGCGGCGGCGGAACTTCACAACTGCGACTTCATGGACATGATCTACCGCGGGTGGAAGATCCTCGACAAGGCCCAGCGGGGTCGGAACGGGTCCGATGAGGAACTGGTCCCCAT is a window of Methanoculleus sp. 7T DNA encoding:
- a CDS encoding DUF2193 domain-containing protein — encoded protein: MKELYEKMINEAMAAQRADVDTVKAKRGQKFVIEDTKPYVDVARKMTAIGDQSQAVIDLHKNSVISHYEILKGLTKTVRPEDDPFVEHYQTPVVLEVLKEQDEAFAKSVDAFIQAIADAEARIGLEAVRHYGGFYGPACVVDFALMPGSTSNVVNRVLKKTDIPVEHKRAILAAKSWGMNTSYGFGDAFAHALEAGATPTEATAKEIETMQKIYREPVEAQAELMDAAGMTSFDARKYMSEYRRRMEGTVKAAIDDGVHYGNILTVPAYSVGDISHHIAQSTFNMCKDDVIMAVIEAGTEVMESSLRKSLDSYKSYWDVLSVATGSSAAATEYILELDGFNAPMIVDLLTKRFHNYVQVYPARGAAAELHNCDFMDMIYRGWKILDKAQRGRNGSDEELVPMVGKYPVDLSPIHRNEVLMNPQWYAYAACAISVRFSALMRLADYPCLLTSEPVTATMMTNIIALEKETAAAPVRACKNCAAACLVDLRHQYCQWKEAV